Proteins encoded in a region of the Streptomyces sp. NBC_01298 genome:
- a CDS encoding S1C family serine protease has product MSDSQQTDPAADPVAALPPRWWSRPAAPAGAHEASVPPPRSASHTEPDPEAAPAPAPAPVPQWWSRPARTVAAREEPVPPPPAVPEAAPEPRYDPWDVRPLQPVDHGRTGSRRPRLRHSVLLAVGIALLAGGIGGYAGVLAERRAGTRLELPQAAPADRGRAPDSVAGIAAAALPGVVTLHVNGAESSSTGTGFVLDGQGHILTNNHVVNGARTITVTFSTGESVAAELVGGDTGYDLAVVKVDGVRGLRPLALGNSENVKVGDPVVAIGAPFDLSNTVTAGIISATGRPITAGGDKGDGSDVSYVDALQTDAPINPGNSGGPLLDARAQVIGINSAIRGGDGGDSSGQQRGSIGLGFAIPVNQGKRVAEELMRTGRATHPVIGVTLDMDYSGDGARVGEKGEGGKPAVTAGGPGARAGIKPGDVITKVDGVRVHGGDELVIKIRAHRPGDPLTLTVLREGRERTLEVVLGSANGS; this is encoded by the coding sequence ATGTCCGACAGTCAGCAGACCGATCCGGCGGCGGATCCGGTCGCCGCCCTGCCGCCCCGGTGGTGGAGCCGGCCCGCGGCGCCCGCCGGCGCGCACGAGGCCTCCGTCCCGCCTCCCCGATCCGCGTCCCACACCGAGCCGGATCCGGAGGCGGCCCCTGCCCCGGCCCCCGCGCCGGTGCCCCAGTGGTGGAGCCGGCCCGCGCGGACCGTCGCCGCGCGCGAGGAACCCGTACCGCCCCCGCCGGCCGTGCCGGAGGCCGCGCCCGAGCCGCGGTACGACCCGTGGGACGTGCGGCCGCTCCAGCCGGTGGACCACGGCAGGACGGGATCCCGCCGGCCGCGGCTGCGCCACAGCGTCCTCCTCGCCGTCGGGATCGCCCTCCTGGCCGGCGGCATCGGCGGCTACGCCGGCGTCCTCGCCGAGCGGCGGGCCGGTACCCGCCTCGAACTCCCGCAGGCGGCCCCCGCCGACCGCGGCCGCGCTCCCGACAGCGTGGCCGGGATCGCCGCCGCCGCGCTGCCCGGCGTGGTCACCCTGCACGTCAACGGCGCGGAGAGCAGCTCGACCGGCACAGGCTTCGTCCTCGACGGGCAGGGCCACATCCTCACCAACAACCACGTGGTCAACGGGGCCCGGACCATAACGGTCACCTTCAGCACCGGCGAGAGCGTCGCCGCCGAACTGGTCGGCGGCGACACCGGCTACGACCTGGCCGTGGTGAAGGTGGACGGGGTACGGGGCCTGCGGCCGCTCGCGCTCGGCAACTCCGAGAACGTCAAGGTCGGAGACCCGGTGGTGGCCATCGGGGCCCCCTTCGACCTCTCCAACACGGTCACCGCCGGAATCATCAGCGCCACCGGCCGCCCCATCACCGCGGGCGGCGACAAGGGCGACGGCAGCGACGTCAGTTACGTCGACGCGCTCCAGACCGACGCACCCATCAACCCCGGCAACTCCGGCGGGCCGCTCCTCGACGCCAGGGCCCAGGTCATCGGCATCAACAGCGCCATCCGCGGAGGCGACGGCGGGGACAGCTCCGGACAGCAGCGCGGCAGCATCGGCCTCGGCTTCGCCATCCCGGTGAACCAGGGCAAGCGCGTCGCGGAGGAGCTGATGCGCACCGGCCGCGCCACCCATCCCGTCATCGGCGTCACCCTGGACATGGACTACTCCGGGGACGGGGCCCGGGTGGGCGAGAAGGGCGAGGGCGGGAAGCCGGCGGTCACCGCGGGCGGCCCCGGAGCCCGTGCCGGGATCAAGCCGGGAGATGTGATCACCAAGGTCGACGGGGTACGGGTGCACGGCGGCGACGAGCTCGTGATCAAGATCCGGGCCCACCGGCCGGGCGACCCGCTCACCCTCACCGTGCTGCGCGAGGGACGGGAGCGCACGCTGGAGGTGGTCCTCGGATCGGCGAACGGTTCGTGA
- a CDS encoding DUF1003 domain-containing protein, whose product MAEAAAERAERSSFERGERAKAGQSTGASALTRSRTRLDLPRPARRRLLPEYDPEAFGRLSERVARFLGTGRFIVWMTVVIIIWVLWNIFAPESVRFDQYPFIFLTLMLSLQASYAAPLILLAQNRQDDRDRVNLEQDRKQNERSLADTEYLTREIAALRMGLGEVATRDWIRSEFQDLIKEMDERRLFPAESDEGDR is encoded by the coding sequence CTGGCGGAGGCGGCCGCGGAGCGGGCGGAACGTTCCTCCTTCGAACGCGGCGAGCGGGCGAAGGCCGGCCAGTCGACCGGGGCGAGCGCGCTGACGCGCTCGCGCACCCGGCTCGACCTGCCGCGTCCGGCCCGCCGGCGGCTGCTGCCCGAATACGACCCGGAGGCCTTCGGGCGGCTCTCGGAGCGGGTCGCGCGGTTCCTCGGCACGGGCCGGTTCATCGTCTGGATGACCGTCGTCATCATCATCTGGGTGCTGTGGAACATCTTTGCGCCCGAGAGCGTGCGCTTCGACCAGTACCCCTTCATCTTCCTGACGCTGATGCTCTCGCTCCAGGCCTCCTACGCGGCCCCCCTGATCCTGCTGGCGCAGAACCGCCAGGACGACCGGGACCGGGTCAACCTGGAACAGGACCGCAAGCAGAACGAGCGCTCGCTGGCCGACACCGAGTACCTGACCCGGGAGATCGCGGCCCTGCGGATGGGTCTGGGCGAGGTCGCCACGCGCGACTGGATCAGGTCCGAGTTCCAGGATCTGATCAAGGAGATGGACGAGCGGCGGCTATTCCCCGCCGAGAGTGACGAAGGCGACCGCTAG
- a CDS encoding Mrp/NBP35 family ATP-binding protein has translation MATDTSSASAAALPEQDAILDALATVNDPEIHRPITELGMVKSVEIGDGGEVAVTVFLTVSGCPMRETITNLVTEAVQRVPGVTSVAVTLDVMSDEQRKDLAATLRGGTAEREVPFAQPGSLTRVYAVASGKGGVGKSSVTVNLAAAMAADGLKVGVVDADIYGHSVPRMLGVEGRPTQVENMIMPPSSHGVKVISIGMFTPGNAPVVWRGPMLHRALQQFLADVYWGDLDVLLLDLPPGTGDIAISVAQLVPNAEILVVTTPQQAAAEVAERAGSIAVQTHQKIVGVVENMSGLPCPHCDEMVDVFGSGGGQKVADGLTKTVGAAVPVLGSIPIDVRLREGGDDGTPVVLSDPDSPAGAALRAIAGKLGGRARGLAGMSLGITPRNKF, from the coding sequence ATGGCTACCGACACAAGCTCCGCCTCCGCCGCTGCCTTGCCCGAACAGGACGCGATCCTGGACGCGCTGGCGACGGTGAACGACCCCGAGATCCACCGGCCGATCACCGAGCTGGGCATGGTCAAATCGGTGGAGATCGGTGACGGCGGCGAGGTCGCCGTCACCGTGTTCCTGACCGTGTCGGGCTGCCCCATGCGCGAGACCATCACCAACCTCGTCACCGAGGCCGTGCAGCGGGTCCCCGGCGTCACCTCGGTCGCCGTCACGCTGGACGTGATGAGCGACGAGCAGCGCAAGGACCTCGCGGCGACCCTGCGCGGCGGCACCGCCGAGCGCGAGGTCCCCTTCGCCCAGCCCGGCTCGCTGACCCGCGTCTACGCGGTCGCCTCCGGCAAGGGCGGCGTCGGCAAGTCCTCGGTCACCGTGAACCTGGCGGCGGCGATGGCGGCCGACGGCCTCAAGGTCGGCGTGGTCGACGCCGACATCTACGGCCACAGCGTGCCGCGCATGCTCGGGGTCGAGGGCCGCCCCACCCAGGTCGAGAACATGATCATGCCGCCGTCCTCGCACGGCGTGAAGGTCATCTCCATCGGCATGTTCACCCCGGGCAACGCGCCCGTGGTGTGGCGCGGTCCGATGCTGCACCGGGCCCTCCAGCAGTTCCTGGCCGACGTGTACTGGGGTGACCTGGACGTCCTGCTGCTCGACCTGCCGCCGGGCACGGGCGACATCGCGATCTCCGTGGCGCAGCTCGTGCCGAACGCCGAGATCCTCGTCGTGACCACCCCGCAGCAGGCCGCGGCCGAGGTCGCGGAGCGGGCCGGCTCGATCGCCGTGCAGACGCACCAGAAGATCGTCGGCGTCGTCGAGAACATGTCCGGGCTGCCCTGCCCGCACTGCGACGAGATGGTCGACGTGTTCGGCTCCGGCGGTGGCCAGAAGGTCGCCGACGGCCTGACCAAGACGGTCGGCGCGGCCGTACCGGTGCTGGGCTCGATCCCGATCGACGTCCGCCTGCGCGAGGGCGGCGACGACGGCACCCCGGTCGTCCTGTCCGACCCCGACTCCCCCGCCGGCGCGGCCCTGCGCGCCATCGCGGGCAAGCTCGGCGGCCGTGCCCGCGGCCTGGCCGGCATGTCCCTGGGCATCACCCCGCGCAACAAGTTCTGA
- a CDS encoding magnesium transporter MgtE N-terminal domain-containing protein: MAAGAPRIFVSHLSGVPVFDPNGDQVGRVRDLVAMLRVGGRPPRLLGLVVEVVSRRRIFLPMTRVTGVESGQVITTGVVNMRRFEQRPTERLILGELLDRRVRLVADDEEVTVLDVAIQQLPARRDWEIDRIFVRKGKSGALRRRGETLTVEWSAVTGFSLEEHGQGAENLVATFEQMRPADVANVLHHLTPKRRAEVASALDDDRLADVMEELPEDEQVEILGKLKEERAADVLEAMDPDDAADLLSELPEDDKERLLTLMRPDDAADVRRLLSYEENTAGGLMTTEPIVLRPDATVADALARVRQSDLSPALAAQVYVCRPPDETPTGKYLGTVHFQRLLRDPPFTLVSSIVDTGLAPLRPDSSLPVVTSYLAAYNMVAVPVVDESGSLLGAVTVDDVLDHLLPDDWRETDFHSEGPGGPEDSERAEGALRGD, encoded by the coding sequence ATGGCGGCAGGCGCCCCACGGATCTTCGTCTCGCATCTGTCGGGTGTGCCCGTCTTCGACCCCAACGGCGACCAGGTGGGCCGGGTCCGCGACCTCGTCGCGATGCTCCGCGTGGGCGGCCGGCCGCCCCGGCTGCTCGGCCTGGTGGTCGAGGTGGTCAGCCGACGCCGGATCTTCCTGCCGATGACCCGGGTGACGGGCGTCGAGTCCGGCCAGGTCATCACCACCGGCGTGGTCAACATGCGGCGCTTCGAGCAGCGCCCCACCGAGCGGCTGATCCTCGGCGAACTGCTGGACCGGCGGGTGCGCCTGGTCGCGGACGACGAGGAGGTCACCGTCCTGGACGTGGCCATCCAGCAGCTGCCGGCCCGGCGCGACTGGGAGATCGACCGGATCTTCGTACGGAAGGGCAAGTCGGGCGCGCTGCGGCGGCGCGGCGAGACCCTGACCGTGGAGTGGTCGGCGGTGACGGGCTTCTCGCTGGAGGAGCACGGGCAGGGCGCCGAGAACCTGGTCGCCACCTTCGAGCAGATGCGGCCCGCGGACGTGGCGAACGTCCTGCACCACCTGACGCCGAAGCGGCGTGCCGAGGTGGCGAGCGCGCTGGACGACGACCGGCTCGCGGACGTCATGGAGGAGCTGCCCGAGGACGAGCAGGTGGAGATCCTCGGAAAGCTGAAGGAGGAGCGCGCCGCCGACGTCCTGGAGGCGATGGACCCGGACGACGCGGCCGACCTGCTCTCGGAGCTGCCGGAGGACGACAAGGAACGGCTGCTGACGCTGATGCGGCCGGACGACGCCGCCGACGTGCGGCGCCTGCTGTCGTACGAGGAGAACACCGCGGGCGGTCTGATGACCACGGAGCCGATCGTGCTGCGGCCCGACGCGACGGTCGCCGACGCGCTGGCCCGCGTACGGCAGTCGGACCTGTCGCCGGCGCTGGCGGCGCAGGTGTACGTGTGCCGCCCGCCGGACGAGACGCCGACGGGCAAGTACCTGGGCACGGTGCACTTCCAGCGGCTGCTGCGCGATCCGCCGTTCACCCTGGTCAGCTCGATCGTGGACACGGGCCTGGCGCCGCTGCGGCCGGACTCCTCGCTGCCGGTGGTGACCAGCTACCTGGCCGCGTACAACATGGTCGCGGTCCCGGTCGTCGACGAGAGCGGCTCGCTGCTGGGCGCGGTCACCGTGGACGACGTACTGGACCACCTGCTGCCGGACGACTGGCGGGAGACGGACTTCCATTCGGAGGGCCCCGGCGGTCCCGAGGATTCCGAGCGTGCGGAAGGGGCCCTCCGTGGGGACTGA
- the sigE gene encoding RNA polymerase sigma factor SigE: MVGIPLDTTRADRGGAAAPVDRGGVLRRLFWSAGEPKSVTNIADRFRTVDTATTATFAADAGSQAWTPPSWEEIVSTHSARVYRLAYRLTGNQHDAEDLTQEVFVRVFRSLSTYTPGTFEGWLHRITTNLFLDMVRRKQRIRFDALADDAAERLPSREPSPQQVLHDTHFDADVQQALDTLAPEFRAAVVLCDIEGLSYEEIAATLGVKLGTVRSRIHRGRSHLRKALKHRSPEARAEQRALAGVAVGAPGAGGEGGAE; this comes from the coding sequence ATGGTAGGGATTCCGCTGGACACCACCAGAGCCGACAGGGGAGGTGCGGCTGCGCCTGTGGATCGTGGGGGTGTCCTCCGACGCCTCTTCTGGTCGGCCGGTGAGCCGAAATCCGTGACCAACATTGCTGACCGTTTCCGCACCGTAGACACCGCAACCACCGCGACGTTCGCCGCCGATGCGGGCTCCCAGGCGTGGACCCCTCCCTCGTGGGAGGAGATCGTCAGCACGCACAGTGCGCGGGTCTACCGCCTCGCCTACAGGCTGACGGGCAACCAGCACGATGCCGAGGACCTGACGCAGGAAGTGTTCGTCCGCGTCTTCCGCTCGCTGTCCACGTACACGCCCGGCACGTTCGAGGGCTGGCTGCACCGGATCACGACGAACCTCTTCCTCGACATGGTCCGCCGCAAGCAGCGGATCCGTTTCGACGCCCTCGCCGACGACGCCGCCGAGCGGCTGCCGAGCCGTGAGCCGTCCCCGCAGCAGGTGCTGCACGACACCCACTTCGACGCCGACGTGCAGCAGGCGCTGGACACCCTCGCGCCCGAGTTCCGCGCGGCCGTGGTGCTCTGTGACATCGAGGGCCTGTCGTACGAGGAGATCGCCGCCACGCTCGGCGTGAAGCTCGGCACCGTGCGCAGCCGTATCCACCGAGGCCGTTCCCACCTGCGCAAGGCGCTCAAGCACCGGTCTCCCGAGGCCCGTGCCGAGCAGCGCGCGCTGGCCGGTGTGGCGGTGGGCGCCCCCGGCGCCGGGGGAGAGGGCGGAGCCGAGTGA
- a CDS encoding DUF732 domain-containing protein, whose protein sequence is MERKTWIIVGAAVLAFGGVLSLFEDEPATAKPEGKPSATAAAKPADKPSPEPSKPAAIPSPDAVQTEALIAALRAVEPGLVAKEDKAVDRARNVCQEIKSGKDAATVQTNAKARFVGGTVPSLTDDQAARIVTAVKSSFCG, encoded by the coding sequence ATGGAACGTAAGACGTGGATCATCGTTGGCGCGGCAGTGCTCGCGTTCGGCGGAGTGCTGAGCCTGTTTGAAGACGAGCCCGCCACGGCTAAGCCCGAGGGCAAGCCGAGCGCCACAGCGGCAGCCAAGCCCGCAGACAAGCCGAGCCCGGAACCGTCGAAGCCTGCCGCCATTCCGTCGCCGGACGCTGTGCAGACCGAAGCCCTGATAGCCGCTCTCCGGGCCGTAGAGCCGGGGCTAGTGGCCAAGGAAGACAAGGCCGTTGATCGGGCGCGGAACGTCTGCCAGGAGATCAAGAGCGGCAAGGATGCGGCGACCGTGCAGACCAACGCAAAGGCACGGTTCGTAGGGGGCACCGTACCGAGCCTCACTGACGACCAGGCAGCGCGCATCGTGACCGCCGTTAAGTCATCGTTCTGCGGCTGA
- a CDS encoding O-methyltransferase, with translation MRQLWGQERVITGNRQTSWAFADAFVAEDDALRWARDRSREAGLRSVSPGTGAALRLLAATADAKAVAEIGTGTGVSGIHLLHGMRADGVLTTVDPEADRQAFARQAFRAAGFAGNRARFIPGRALDVLPRLADGGYDLVFCDGDPSESLDYLAESLRLLRPGGLVCFEGVFSDGRTVDSAAQPVEVLRVRELLRTVRETPALEAALLPVGDGLLCAVRR, from the coding sequence TTGCGCCAACTATGGGGACAGGAGAGGGTCATTACCGGCAACCGGCAGACGAGCTGGGCGTTCGCCGACGCGTTTGTCGCCGAAGACGACGCTCTGCGATGGGCCCGCGACCGGTCCAGGGAAGCGGGATTGCGTTCCGTCTCCCCCGGCACCGGGGCAGCGCTGCGCCTGCTCGCCGCCACCGCGGACGCCAAGGCGGTCGCCGAGATCGGCACCGGAACCGGCGTGTCCGGCATCCACCTCCTGCACGGAATGCGTGCGGACGGGGTGCTGACCACGGTGGATCCCGAAGCGGACCGGCAGGCCTTCGCCCGCCAGGCCTTCCGCGCGGCCGGCTTCGCGGGCAACCGCGCCCGCTTCATCCCGGGCCGCGCCCTGGACGTACTGCCCCGGCTGGCCGACGGCGGATACGACCTCGTCTTCTGCGACGGAGACCCGTCCGAGTCCCTCGACTACCTCGCTGAATCGTTGCGCCTGCTCCGCCCCGGCGGACTCGTCTGCTTCGAGGGAGTCTTCTCGGACGGCCGTACGGTCGACTCCGCGGCCCAGCCGGTGGAAGTGCTCCGGGTACGCGAACTGCTGCGCACCGTCCGCGAGACCCCGGCCCTGGAGGCCGCCCTGCTCCCGGTGGGCGACGGCCTGCTGTGCGCGGTCCGGCGCTGA
- a CDS encoding GntR family transcriptional regulator has protein sequence MPESSPDSSRARAPYMRVLDALTADIESGALPPGARLPSEAELCQTHGVARMTARRAVSVLRERGLVVTEWGKGSHVAERAGEDEHQGA, from the coding sequence ATGCCCGAGAGCTCGCCCGACTCGTCCCGCGCACGCGCCCCGTACATGCGGGTGCTGGACGCGCTTACTGCCGACATTGAGTCGGGTGCGCTGCCGCCAGGGGCACGGCTGCCGAGTGAGGCAGAGCTCTGCCAGACGCACGGGGTCGCCCGGATGACCGCACGTCGCGCTGTGTCCGTGCTGAGGGAACGCGGGCTCGTCGTGACCGAGTGGGGCAAGGGCAGCCACGTAGCCGAGCGAGCCGGCGAGGACGAGCACCAGGGCGCCTAG
- a CDS encoding helix-turn-helix domain-containing protein, with protein sequence MVNRKELDPSKSPEDAYGHRLRRLREGRGWSQDELAERMGYSSQHISAVETTRKPPTPRFSRKADVVFGTAETADSFERESQRIKHGVLLEGFPEYVAFEGRAVELRLFEVGIVPGLLQTPDYARVLANSAVTRGSITADQADERVSFLAQRQGALVRPSPPMLFVIMDESCIRRPVGGHKVMDAQLVRLLEFAKMSNTILQVAPFAIGERRTFNRPVNLLTMPDRSVIGYAESQTQGHLDRNSTSVLPMLTAYHQLQGEALSQAASMTMIEEVRKGTP encoded by the coding sequence ATGGTCAACCGCAAGGAGTTAGACCCCAGCAAGAGCCCCGAAGATGCGTACGGACACCGTTTGCGCAGGCTGCGGGAGGGTCGCGGGTGGAGCCAGGACGAGCTAGCCGAGCGAATGGGATATTCCAGCCAGCATATTTCAGCGGTTGAAACTACTCGCAAACCGCCAACCCCTCGTTTTTCGCGTAAGGCTGACGTCGTGTTCGGCACAGCGGAGACCGCCGATTCGTTCGAGCGCGAGTCTCAACGAATCAAGCACGGTGTCCTACTCGAAGGGTTCCCCGAGTACGTCGCGTTTGAGGGCCGCGCGGTAGAGCTTCGCCTGTTCGAAGTGGGCATTGTTCCGGGTCTGCTTCAGACTCCCGACTATGCGCGCGTCCTTGCCAACAGCGCAGTCACCCGGGGCTCGATCACGGCTGACCAGGCGGACGAGCGCGTGTCCTTCTTGGCGCAGCGGCAGGGGGCATTGGTCCGCCCCAGTCCACCCATGTTGTTCGTGATCATGGATGAGAGCTGTATCCGGCGACCCGTGGGCGGGCACAAGGTGATGGACGCACAGTTGGTGCGGCTGCTTGAGTTCGCGAAGATGTCGAACACGATTCTGCAAGTGGCACCCTTCGCCATAGGCGAGCGCAGAACGTTCAACCGGCCTGTCAACCTGTTGACCATGCCCGACCGCTCCGTGATCGGCTACGCCGAGTCTCAGACCCAGGGGCACCTAGACCGCAACAGCACGTCAGTGCTGCCCATGCTGACGGCCTACCATCAACTCCAAGGCGAAGCCCTGTCGCAAGCGGCTTCAATGACCATGATCGAAGAAGTGCGAAAGGGTACCCCGTGA
- a CDS encoding DUF3117 domain-containing protein, with translation MAAMKPRTGDGPLEVTKEGRGIVMRVPLEGGGRLVVELTPDEADALGDALKKVVG, from the coding sequence ATGGCGGCCATGAAGCCGCGGACGGGCGACGGCCCGCTCGAGGTCACCAAGGAGGGGCGGGGCATCGTCATGCGCGTACCGCTCGAGGGCGGCGGTCGGCTCGTCGTCGAGCTGACTCCGGACGAGGCGGACGCCCTGGGTGACGCCCTGAAGAAGGTCGTCGGCTGA
- a CDS encoding sec-independent translocase: MFNDIGALELVTIVVLGILIFGPDKLPKVIQDITGVIRKIRAFSDSAKQDIRSELGPEFKDFEFEDLNPKNFIRKQLTENEDLKEIRSSFDLRKELNDVTDVVNGNESDAAAAAAGTLPGATPGAGPDMVKKPAAPAQEQLTRFDADAT, from the coding sequence GTGTTCAACGACATAGGCGCACTCGAGCTGGTCACGATCGTGGTGCTCGGCATTCTCATCTTCGGCCCGGACAAGCTGCCCAAGGTCATCCAGGACATCACGGGCGTCATCCGGAAGATCCGCGCGTTCTCCGACAGCGCGAAGCAGGACATCCGCTCCGAGCTCGGCCCGGAGTTCAAGGACTTCGAGTTCGAGGACCTGAACCCGAAGAACTTCATCCGCAAGCAGCTGACCGAGAACGAGGACCTCAAGGAGATCCGGAGCAGTTTCGATCTCCGCAAGGAACTCAACGACGTCACCGACGTGGTCAACGGCAACGAGTCCGACGCGGCCGCGGCCGCCGCCGGCACCCTCCCCGGCGCCACGCCGGGCGCCGGACCGGACATGGTCAAGAAGCCCGCGGCCCCGGCGCAGGAGCAGCTCACGCGCTTCGACGCCGACGCGACCTGA
- a CDS encoding enoyl-CoA hydratase/isomerase family protein, producing MADSVLYEVTDGLATITINRPEAMNAMNTEAKVALRDAARAAAADPAVRAVLLTAAGNRAFCVGQDLKEHVGFLAADREHGSSLTMNTVAEHYNPIVRALTEMPKPVVAGVNGVAAGAGFGFALAADFRVVADTASFNTSFAGVALTADSGVSWTLPRLIGGSRASDLLLFPRSVKAQEALDLGIANRVVPSDELAAEALAVAQRLAEGPTVAYAALKESLAYGASRSLSEALDQEDVLQARAGASEDHGIAVAAFLAKEAPRYLGR from the coding sequence ATGGCCGACAGCGTGCTCTACGAAGTGACCGACGGACTCGCGACCATCACGATCAACCGTCCCGAGGCCATGAACGCCATGAACACCGAGGCCAAGGTCGCCCTGCGCGACGCGGCCCGGGCGGCGGCCGCGGATCCCGCGGTACGGGCGGTCCTGCTCACCGCGGCCGGCAACCGGGCGTTCTGCGTGGGCCAGGACCTCAAGGAACACGTCGGGTTCCTCGCGGCCGACCGGGAGCACGGCTCCTCGCTGACCATGAACACGGTCGCGGAGCACTACAACCCGATCGTCCGGGCGCTGACGGAGATGCCGAAGCCGGTGGTCGCGGGCGTGAACGGGGTCGCGGCGGGCGCGGGCTTCGGCTTCGCCCTGGCGGCGGACTTCCGCGTGGTCGCGGACACCGCCTCCTTCAACACCTCCTTCGCGGGGGTCGCCCTGACGGCCGACTCGGGCGTCTCGTGGACGCTGCCCCGCCTGATCGGCGGCTCGCGCGCCTCCGATCTGCTGCTCTTCCCCCGGTCCGTGAAGGCCCAGGAGGCGCTGGACCTGGGCATCGCGAACCGCGTCGTCCCCTCGGACGAGCTGGCGGCCGAGGCGCTTGCCGTGGCCCAGCGGCTGGCCGAAGGCCCGACGGTCGCCTACGCGGCGCTAAAGGAGTCCCTGGCGTACGGGGCCTCCCGGTCGCTCTCTGAGGCGCTGGACCAGGAGGACGTCCTCCAGGCCCGTGCCGGGGCCTCCGAAGACCACGGCATCGCCGTGGCGGCCTTCCTCGCGAAGGAAGCTCCGCGCTACCTGGGCCGCTAG
- a CDS encoding protein kinase domain-containing protein, translated as MTTSTPPREIPREVLDVITPESQRLVLDRRGSTVWHVTAANRATEETAAYAVKVGYASETHAHTALAPSREAYVLRTLRPDVIRDGEWGQGTWNIQPWHPGPSLYEKWEPCRSAKRSALPDVLDALSCTEALSELHRVGWVHGDVQPAHLIVGQQGVTLIDLALARGRTVPERYDFAYRGCLVHYEAPEISRSVLETGTAVPTRASDVYALGASLMISATGWRHVAYPDDAPRDVQRQAIVDGPHRPVTIPGELGQLVNAMLMPSPADRPTAAEACEALCLAL; from the coding sequence ATGACGACATCGACACCGCCGCGCGAGATCCCGCGCGAAGTGCTTGACGTGATCACCCCGGAATCGCAGCGGCTCGTACTGGACCGGCGAGGGTCGACGGTGTGGCATGTGACCGCTGCGAATCGTGCGACGGAGGAAACTGCCGCCTACGCGGTCAAGGTTGGGTACGCGAGCGAGACCCATGCTCACACCGCGCTTGCTCCGAGCCGCGAGGCCTACGTCTTGCGAACCCTCCGTCCGGACGTGATCCGAGACGGCGAGTGGGGGCAAGGAACGTGGAACATTCAGCCGTGGCACCCGGGCCCGAGCCTGTACGAGAAGTGGGAGCCTTGCCGATCGGCAAAACGCTCGGCGCTACCGGATGTCTTGGACGCGCTGTCGTGCACTGAGGCTCTGTCCGAGCTGCACCGTGTCGGATGGGTCCACGGCGATGTTCAGCCCGCGCATCTGATTGTTGGGCAACAGGGCGTGACGTTGATCGATCTTGCATTGGCCCGGGGACGTACGGTCCCCGAACGCTACGACTTTGCTTACCGGGGCTGTCTGGTGCACTACGAAGCGCCCGAGATCAGCCGCAGCGTTCTGGAGACAGGCACCGCCGTACCAACGCGAGCATCCGACGTCTACGCGCTCGGGGCCTCGCTGATGATCAGCGCGACCGGTTGGCGTCACGTCGCCTACCCCGACGACGCCCCGCGCGACGTTCAGCGGCAAGCAATCGTCGACGGGCCGCACCGCCCGGTCACCATTCCCGGTGAGCTCGGCCAGTTGGTCAACGCCATGTTGATGCCCTCGCCGGCGGACCGGCCCACTGCTGCGGAAGCGTGCGAAGCGCTCTGTCTCGCACTCTGA
- a CDS encoding anti-sigma factor family protein: MSGISPSSPSPAEHHLGDRLAALVDGELSHDARERVLAHLATCARCKAEADAQRRLKTMFVESAPPPLSAGLLARLQGLPGGGPEGPSGPSGPAGHFGSPVGADPFPSFGYAPPAAAAPQQQGFRIHEVGRQRRRFAFVAAGAVSLAAIALGGTLPIESVEPNARGEAPAARTGPVVPVFDAVVRENRLPKPGTIPTLHPVNPLVTPAPSRPTASASARPVSLYR, encoded by the coding sequence GTGAGCGGGATCAGTCCGTCCTCCCCGTCGCCCGCCGAACACCATCTGGGCGACCGGCTCGCCGCCCTCGTGGACGGGGAGTTGAGCCACGACGCGCGCGAGCGGGTCCTGGCGCACCTGGCGACGTGTGCCCGGTGCAAGGCCGAGGCCGATGCGCAGCGGCGTCTGAAGACCATGTTCGTGGAGAGCGCGCCGCCTCCGCTGTCGGCCGGGCTGCTGGCGCGGTTGCAGGGGCTGCCCGGAGGCGGCCCCGAGGGCCCGAGCGGGCCGTCAGGACCTGCCGGCCACTTCGGTTCGCCTGTGGGCGCCGACCCCTTCCCGTCCTTCGGCTACGCGCCGCCCGCGGCCGCCGCGCCGCAGCAGCAGGGCTTCCGGATACACGAGGTGGGCCGCCAGCGGCGCCGCTTCGCCTTCGTGGCCGCCGGAGCGGTGTCGCTCGCCGCGATCGCGCTGGGCGGCACGCTGCCGATCGAGTCGGTCGAGCCCAATGCCCGGGGTGAGGCTCCGGCCGCGCGGACGGGACCCGTCGTCCCGGTGTTCGACGCGGTGGTCCGGGAGAACCGGCTGCCGAAGCCGGGCACCATCCCGACGCTCCACCCGGTCAACCCCCTCGTGACCCCGGCACCGTCCCGCCCGACCGCGTCGGCCTCCGCCCGCCCTGTCTCCCTGTACCGCTAG